The Neovison vison isolate M4711 chromosome 5, ASM_NN_V1, whole genome shotgun sequence genome includes a region encoding these proteins:
- the FOXJ1 gene encoding forkhead box protein J1, with protein sequence MAESWLRLSGAGATEEAGPEGCLEEPDALDDSLTSLQWLQEFSILNAKAPALPPGGTDPHGYHQVPGSAAPGSPLAADPACLGQPHTPGKPTSSCTSRSAPPGLQAPPPDDVDYATNPNVKPPYSYATLICMAMQASKATKITLSAIYKWITDNFCYFRHADPTWQNSIRHNLSLNKCFIKVPREKDEPGKGGFWRIDPQYAERLLSGAFKKRRLPPVHIHPAFARQASQEPRAAPWAGPLTVNTEAQQLLREFEEATGEAGWGAGEGRLGHKRKQPLPKRVAKVPRAPSTLLLTQEEQGELEPLKGNFDWEAIFEAGALGGELGALEALELSPPLSPASHGDVDLTVHGRHIDCPATWGPPGEQAADSLDFDETFLATSFLQHPWDESGSGCLPPEPLFEAGDATLAADLQDWASVGAFL encoded by the exons ATGGCGGAGAGCTGGCTTCGCCTCTCGGGTGCAGGGGCGACGGAGGAGGCCGGGCCAGAGGGCTGTCTGGAGGAGCCCGATGCCCTGGATGACAGCCTGACCAGCCTGCAGTGGCTGCAGGAATTCTCCATTCTCAACGCCAAGGCCCCCGCCCTGCCGCCGGGGGGCACCGACCCCCACGGCTACCACCAGGTGCCAGGCTCGGCCGCGCCGGGGTCCCCCCTGGCGGCCGATCCAGCCTGCCTGGGGCAGCCGCACACTCCTGGTAAGCCCACATCGTCGTGCACGTCGCGGAGCGCGCCCCCGGGGTTGCAGGCCCCGCCCCCCGACGACGTGGATTACGCCACCAACCCGAATGTGAAGCCACCTTACTCTTACGCCACGCTCATCTGCATGGCCATGCAGGCCAGCAAGGCCACCAAGATCACCCTGTCGGCCATCTACAAGTGGATCACGGACAACTTCTGCTACTTCCGCCACGCTGATCCCACCTGGCAG AATTCCATCCGCCACAACCTCTCCCTGAACAAGTGCTTCATCAAAGTACCCCGGGAGAAGGACGAGCCGGGCAAGGGGGGCTTCTGGCGCATCGACCCCCAGTACGCCGAGCGGCTGCTCAGCGGGGCCTTCAAGAAGCGGCGTCTGCCCCCGGTCCACATCCACCCGGCCTTTGCCCGCCAGGCCTCGCAGGAGCCCCGCGCCGCCCCGTGGGCCGGGCCGCTGACCGTCAACACCGAGGCCCAGCAGCTGCTGCGGGAGTTCGAGGAGGCCACGGGGGAGGCGGGCTGGGGGGCGGGCGAGGGCAGGCTCGGCCATAAGCGCAAACAGCCGCTGCCCAAGCGGGTGGCCAAGGTCCCGCGGGCCCCCAGCACCCTGCTGCTGACCCAGGAGGAGCAGGGCGAGCTGGAGCCCCTCAAAGGCAACTTTGACTGGGAGGCGATCTTCGAGGCCGGCGCCCTGGGCGGCGAGCTGGGCGCGCTGGAGGCCTTGGAGCTGAGCCCGCCGCTGAGCCCCGCCTCGCACGGGGACGTGGACCTCACCGTCCACGGCCGCCACATCGACTGCCCCGCCACCTGGGGGCCTCCGGGGGAGCAGGCCGCCGACAGCCTGGACTTCGACGAGACCTTCCTGGCCACGTCCTTCCTGCAGCACCCCTGGGACGAGAGCGGCAGTGGCTGCCTGCCCCCGGAGCCCCTCTTCGAGGCCGGGGACGCCACCCTGGCGGCCGACCTGCAGGACTGGGCCAGCGTGGGCGCCTTCTTGTAA